A stretch of the Neptunomonas phycophila genome encodes the following:
- a CDS encoding inorganic triphosphatase, which yields MANETEVKLTFPADKLEQVLALKVLQGADFKGKNHLVNRYYDTPELALTQHKVALRIREQGEDIIQTVKTRGHSMNGLHQRGEWEWLLDKPDLDLTLLAQAQWPDALPVEKLKGQLLPIFATNFDRLVWWVTVNDTQIEVALDQGDVSYQCARDGELLKDAICELELELKSGAVEDLLMLKDQLQAELGCLVTSDISKAERGYRLFHQANRC from the coding sequence GTGGCAAATGAAACGGAAGTGAAGCTGACTTTTCCTGCCGATAAGCTAGAACAAGTTTTAGCGCTTAAGGTACTGCAAGGTGCCGATTTTAAAGGTAAAAATCACCTAGTAAATCGGTATTACGATACGCCCGAGCTTGCTCTCACGCAGCATAAAGTGGCTCTGCGTATCCGAGAGCAAGGTGAGGATATTATTCAAACGGTTAAAACGCGTGGGCACAGCATGAATGGCTTGCATCAGAGAGGTGAATGGGAGTGGTTGCTTGACAAGCCGGATCTAGATTTAACCTTGCTCGCGCAAGCTCAATGGCCGGATGCATTACCTGTAGAAAAACTTAAAGGTCAACTGTTACCTATTTTCGCCACTAATTTTGATCGGCTTGTGTGGTGGGTTACTGTAAACGACACGCAGATAGAAGTTGCGCTCGATCAAGGTGATGTGAGTTATCAGTGCGCGCGCGATGGTGAGTTATTAAAAGATGCTATTTGCGAGTTAGAATTAGAGCTAAAGTCAGGAGCGGTAGAAGACTTGCTGATGCTTAAAGACCAGTTGCAAGCTGAACTTGGGTGCTTGGTCACCAGTGATATTAGTAAAGCAGAACGAGGTTATCGCCTTTTTCATCAGGCGAACCGGTGTTGA
- a CDS encoding mitochondrial fission ELM1 family protein produces the protein MSDILIISDGKPGHVNQSKGLAEALVRRNPALAVEVRPPLSVFNALSLLIKSMFFGGASPSMKPTALVLAAGHKTHWTALALGRFFKAKTVVLMKPSLPISWFDQCVIPEHDLLDVDQLPANVIQTRGALNRVVAQPKQHGTGLILLGGPSKHYEWHDQQVLDQISSVLTGFPDTQWTLATSRRTPDSLVKALSGLDSVFTLVLAEDTSSDWLPNTIAITETCWVTEDSISMTYEALTAGCVVNLINLLPAEKSRVVKGIERLKTDELVGSLSKPASSQNPIALAEADRSAEIILGYGWLGKQ, from the coding sequence GTGTCAGATATTCTTATCATCAGTGATGGCAAGCCGGGTCATGTGAATCAAAGCAAGGGGCTGGCTGAGGCGCTAGTGAGACGTAACCCAGCACTGGCGGTTGAAGTTCGACCACCCTTATCTGTATTTAACGCGCTGAGCCTACTTATAAAAAGTATGTTTTTTGGGGGGGCATCGCCTTCCATGAAGCCTACTGCTCTTGTGTTGGCCGCTGGACACAAAACACACTGGACAGCGTTAGCGCTAGGGCGCTTTTTTAAGGCCAAAACAGTGGTGCTTATGAAACCTTCCTTGCCAATAAGCTGGTTTGATCAGTGCGTTATCCCTGAGCATGATTTATTGGATGTCGACCAATTGCCGGCCAACGTAATTCAGACGCGAGGTGCGCTCAATCGCGTGGTTGCTCAGCCAAAGCAACATGGGACAGGTCTGATTCTTTTAGGTGGGCCTTCCAAGCATTATGAATGGCACGATCAGCAAGTGCTTGATCAGATCTCAAGTGTGTTAACTGGTTTTCCAGATACTCAATGGACATTGGCGACGTCGCGGCGCACGCCTGACTCGCTAGTAAAAGCCCTGAGTGGCCTTGATAGCGTATTTACGTTGGTTTTGGCTGAGGATACGAGTAGTGATTGGCTGCCGAATACAATCGCTATCACTGAGACGTGTTGGGTAACTGAAGATAGTATCTCGATGACCTATGAAGCATTGACAGCCGGCTGCGTGGTTAACTTAATCAACCTATTGCCAGCGGAGAAAAGCCGAGTTGTTAAAGGTATTGAGCGTCTCAAAACGGATGAGCTTGTTGGTTCTTTGAGCAAGCCGGCGTCGAGCCAGAACCCTATAGCGTTAGCTGAGGCTGACCGTAGCGCTGAAATTATCTTAGGCTACGGTTGGTTAGGTAAACAGTGA
- the argA gene encoding amino-acid N-acetyltransferase: MSDPTATDYVNWFRHSSPYINAHRGKTFVLMLGGEAIIDPNFDNIIHDIALMTSLGIRLVIVHGARPQIESRLEERGLETRLHHDMRITDSESLLCVMESIGVIRNLFESKLSMGLVNTPMHGAEIRAVSGNFITGRPVGVYEGVDLCHTGEVRRIDHKGICAQLDSGNIVLLSNLGFSPTGEIFNLSVEEVAAQTAIALQADKLILFGGESGIIDSKGEVRSELLAKTAERFLSQYHQQLESTDVAHSEVSKLLYMATIACAGGVPRSHLISYKEDGALLAELYTRDGAGTMVIKESYEQVRAATIEDVGGIIELIKPLEDKGILVRRSRELLEAEVEQFFVVERDGAIIGCAALYQYEESKMGELACVAIAKEYQGGDRAEMLLASIEEQAKELGLNALFVLTTRTAHWFIEHGFVEVAIEQLPSKKQALYNFQRNSKVFSKALR, translated from the coding sequence TTGTCTGACCCAACCGCCACTGACTATGTAAATTGGTTCCGTCATTCATCGCCTTACATTAACGCACATCGCGGTAAAACATTTGTGCTAATGCTAGGTGGCGAAGCGATTATCGACCCTAACTTCGATAACATCATTCATGACATCGCCTTGATGACCAGCTTGGGAATTCGACTCGTCATTGTTCATGGTGCACGACCACAGATTGAGTCACGTCTTGAAGAGCGTGGTTTAGAAACTCGCCTGCATCATGACATGCGCATTACAGATAGCGAATCCTTATTATGTGTTATGGAGTCCATTGGCGTAATTCGTAACCTATTCGAATCCAAACTATCCATGGGACTCGTCAATACACCCATGCATGGTGCTGAAATACGTGCCGTATCGGGTAATTTTATTACAGGCCGTCCCGTGGGTGTCTATGAAGGCGTCGACTTATGCCATACAGGAGAAGTACGACGCATTGATCACAAAGGTATTTGCGCTCAACTTGATAGCGGAAACATCGTGTTGTTATCGAACCTAGGCTTTTCCCCAACAGGAGAAATATTCAACTTATCAGTCGAAGAAGTAGCTGCCCAAACAGCCATTGCATTACAAGCTGACAAGTTAATTTTATTTGGCGGCGAAAGCGGCATTATAGATAGTAAAGGCGAGGTTCGTTCTGAGTTGCTTGCCAAGACAGCTGAGCGCTTCCTAAGCCAGTACCATCAACAACTCGAAAGTACCGACGTTGCGCACTCCGAAGTCTCTAAGTTGCTGTATATGGCAACTATTGCATGCGCTGGAGGCGTCCCGCGTAGCCATTTAATTAGCTACAAAGAAGACGGCGCCTTACTCGCTGAGCTCTACACAAGAGACGGCGCAGGCACAATGGTTATCAAAGAGTCTTATGAACAAGTCCGCGCGGCCACCATTGAAGACGTTGGCGGCATTATCGAACTAATTAAACCCTTAGAAGACAAAGGCATTTTAGTACGCCGCTCACGCGAATTACTGGAGGCGGAAGTCGAGCAGTTTTTTGTGGTAGAACGAGATGGTGCCATCATTGGTTGTGCAGCACTCTACCAGTATGAAGAGTCGAAAATGGGTGAGCTAGCTTGCGTTGCTATTGCTAAAGAATATCAAGGGGGTGACCGGGCAGAGATGTTACTCGCGTCGATTGAAGAGCAAGCGAAAGAGTTGGGTCTTAACGCTTTATTTGTACTAACAACGCGTACAGCCCATTGGTTCATTGAACATGGTTTTGTTGAAGTGGCAATCGAGCAACTGCCTAGCAAAAAGCAAGCGCTCTACAATTTCCAACGTAATTCAAAAGTGTTCTCTAAAGCGCTGCGATAA
- a CDS encoding branched-chain amino acid aminotransferase, producing MAAFGTVFMPEMAISWFDGSSWSTPELVASDSLQLHPGAHVLHYSSTCFEGLKAFRHADGSVKIFRMDKNLDRFEQSSHLLALPPIDKNATREMIIDTVRRFAADVPEAPGSLYIRPTHIGTEAAIGKAAAPSLTSCQYILVSPVGDYFAGGVAALRVLIEDDGMRCATHMGMIKSGGNYASALLPIMKARAEVQADQILFCPNGDVQETGAANFLLIDGDEIITKALDESFLHGVTRDSVLTIARDMGMRISERDITVDELLERAAKPNCEAALSGTAAVLTPVGTFIHHGKEISIGNGGIGETTLKLRKALNDIQWGNSEDKYGWLTEV from the coding sequence ATGGCTGCGTTCGGTACAGTTTTTATGCCTGAAATGGCAATTTCTTGGTTTGACGGTTCTAGCTGGAGCACTCCTGAACTCGTCGCGAGCGACAGCCTACAACTCCACCCCGGCGCGCACGTCTTACACTACTCAAGCACCTGCTTTGAAGGCCTCAAGGCGTTTCGTCATGCTGACGGTTCTGTCAAAATTTTCCGCATGGACAAAAATTTAGACCGTTTTGAGCAAAGTAGCCATTTGCTAGCGCTCCCTCCTATTGATAAAAACGCAACACGCGAAATGATCATAGACACGGTTCGTCGCTTTGCGGCTGATGTTCCTGAAGCGCCTGGCTCCTTGTACATCCGACCAACTCACATTGGTACTGAAGCGGCTATCGGTAAAGCAGCAGCGCCTTCTCTGACCTCTTGTCAGTATATCCTCGTTTCACCTGTAGGGGATTATTTTGCGGGCGGAGTAGCGGCTTTACGTGTACTCATCGAAGACGATGGAATGCGCTGCGCAACACATATGGGCATGATTAAAAGTGGTGGCAACTATGCCAGCGCCTTACTGCCAATAATGAAAGCACGCGCTGAAGTGCAAGCCGATCAAATCTTGTTTTGCCCTAATGGCGACGTTCAAGAAACAGGAGCAGCAAACTTTTTATTGATCGATGGTGATGAAATTATTACTAAAGCGCTTGATGAAAGTTTCTTACACGGTGTTACCCGCGATTCGGTCTTAACTATAGCTCGCGATATGGGCATGCGCATTTCTGAGCGTGACATCACCGTTGATGAGCTATTAGAACGTGCCGCTAAACCTAATTGCGAAGCGGCGCTTTCTGGCACAGCTGCCGTTCTAACACCGGTGGGAACATTTATCCATCACGGAAAAGAAATCAGCATCGGGAACGGCGGCATAGGCGAAACCACGCTAAAACTGCGCAAAGCACTGAATGATATTCAATGGGGCAACAGCGAAGATAAATATGGCTGGCTTACTGAAGTTTAA
- the argE gene encoding acetylornithine deacetylase, whose protein sequence is MSKSIPSLIDMLTQLIATPSVSCTAQELDMSNRPVIDLLATWLSAIGFEIEVMPVPGYAGKYNLIATLGQGPGGLVLSGHTDTVPFNEEKWKSNPFTLTEKDQRLYGLGSCDMKGFFALAIEAAKQFVDHPFKSPLIILATADEESSMSGAQALADAGKPKARYAVIGEPTSLRPIRMHKGIMMEGIKITGRSGHSSDPSLGANALDAMHKVLGELMSFRQEMQSNYRNSAFRVDVPTLNLGCIHGGDNPNRICGQCELEYDLRPLPGMDMSVLREGIYKRVKPLEAQYDVIIDCAPIFNGIPSFETAANAELVQMAEKLTGYTADAVAFATEAPFLQSLGMETIVMGPGSIDQAHQPDEFIALDQIRPTVDILSHMIKRYCLQ, encoded by the coding sequence ATGTCTAAATCTATTCCAAGTCTGATCGACATGCTGACGCAGCTCATAGCCACCCCTTCTGTTAGTTGTACAGCACAAGAGTTGGACATGAGCAACCGCCCCGTTATTGATCTACTAGCCACCTGGTTATCAGCAATCGGTTTTGAGATTGAGGTGATGCCGGTTCCCGGCTATGCAGGCAAATACAATCTTATTGCCACACTTGGCCAAGGCCCCGGCGGTCTAGTTTTATCTGGCCATACAGACACAGTCCCTTTCAATGAAGAGAAATGGAAAAGCAATCCGTTCACACTCACAGAGAAAGACCAACGCCTATATGGATTGGGCAGCTGTGATATGAAGGGCTTTTTCGCACTCGCCATAGAGGCCGCCAAGCAGTTTGTAGACCATCCTTTTAAGTCGCCTTTAATCATTCTAGCGACTGCCGACGAGGAGAGCTCCATGTCAGGCGCCCAGGCCTTAGCCGATGCTGGCAAACCCAAGGCTCGTTATGCAGTTATTGGCGAACCCACCAGCTTGCGCCCTATTCGCATGCACAAAGGCATCATGATGGAAGGCATCAAAATCACCGGACGTTCTGGGCATTCATCCGATCCATCATTAGGGGCTAACGCACTCGATGCCATGCATAAAGTATTGGGCGAGCTCATGAGTTTTCGTCAAGAAATGCAAAGCAATTATCGTAACAGCGCGTTTCGTGTTGATGTGCCCACACTCAATTTAGGTTGCATTCACGGAGGCGACAACCCCAACCGGATTTGTGGACAATGCGAACTAGAGTATGATTTGCGCCCGCTTCCTGGAATGGATATGTCGGTGCTACGCGAAGGCATTTATAAACGCGTAAAACCTTTAGAGGCCCAATACGATGTTATTATCGACTGCGCACCCATCTTTAATGGCATTCCATCATTTGAAACGGCTGCCAACGCTGAGCTAGTTCAAATGGCCGAAAAGCTTACCGGCTATACAGCCGACGCTGTCGCCTTCGCAACAGAGGCGCCTTTTCTACAATCGTTAGGCATGGAAACGATTGTGATGGGCCCCGGTAGTATTGACCAAGCCCATCAACCAGACGAGTTCATAGCGCTGGACCAAATCCGTCCAACCGTTGATATACTGAGCCACATGATTAAGCGCTACTGTTTACAATAG
- a CDS encoding TIGR00153 family protein, with product MITNNPIMQMFARSPFKPMQEHIVKAQACAEQLIPFFNAVIANDWETARTTQHKIAVLEGEADRLKKDVRQHLPNSIFLPVPRTDLLELLRMQDKIANRAKDIAGIMLGREMPVPEVIQPIMLEFVQSALATSGQAVTALSELDELVSAGFRGREVEVVEKMLIELDQLEHKNDEFERTIRSQLFAIERDLHPIDAIFLYQVISGIGDLADRAQQVGSRLQLLLAR from the coding sequence ATGATTACTAACAATCCGATTATGCAAATGTTTGCACGTTCACCGTTCAAACCGATGCAAGAGCACATCGTAAAGGCACAGGCCTGTGCAGAACAGCTAATCCCCTTCTTTAATGCTGTTATAGCAAACGACTGGGAAACTGCCCGAACAACCCAACATAAGATTGCGGTTTTAGAAGGCGAAGCTGATCGATTGAAAAAGGATGTTCGTCAACACCTACCTAATAGCATTTTCCTTCCGGTACCACGTACCGATCTCTTGGAATTGCTGCGTATGCAGGACAAAATCGCCAACCGCGCCAAAGACATTGCAGGGATAATGTTAGGCCGCGAAATGCCAGTCCCTGAAGTCATACAGCCCATTATGCTTGAGTTTGTTCAATCTGCCTTAGCAACATCTGGACAAGCCGTCACTGCATTATCCGAACTGGACGAACTCGTCAGCGCAGGATTTCGCGGCCGCGAAGTAGAGGTCGTAGAAAAAATGCTAATCGAACTCGATCAACTTGAGCACAAAAATGATGAGTTTGAACGCACGATTCGCTCTCAACTCTTTGCTATTGAACGCGACTTACACCCCATCGATGCTATTTTCCTCTATCAGGTCATTAGTGGCATAGGTGACTTAGCTGATCGCGCCCAACAAGTCGGCAGCCGTTTACAACTTCTGCTAGCACGCTAA
- a CDS encoding inorganic phosphate transporter has product MSIIAQYGDIIVILACVFGFFMAWGVGANDVANAMGTSVGSKALTMKQAIMIAILFEFAGAYLAGGAVTATIRKGIIDPGILSGNPELLVFGMLSALLAAGLWLLIATHYGWPVSTTHSIVGAIVGFAAVGISVDAVHWDKVSKIVASWVVSPVTAGIIAFFLFRSVQKLILDTDKPFENSKKYVPVYIFLVGFIISMVTFTKGLKHIGLDISFANSAFISIGVAAITMFIGIMMLKKIKADPTADKDYHFASVEKVFGVLMMFTACAMAFAHGSNDVANAVGPLAAVVGVISSGGEVAQKTAMPAWILLLGGAGIVAGLIMYGHKVIATVGNNITELTPSRGFAATLAAATTVVVASGTGLPISTTHTLVGAVLGVGLARGLAALNLRVVGTIFVSWVVTLPAGALLAIMFFFMFKGMFT; this is encoded by the coding sequence ATGAGCATTATTGCGCAATACGGCGATATCATCGTCATACTTGCATGTGTGTTTGGTTTTTTCATGGCGTGGGGTGTCGGCGCAAACGACGTTGCTAACGCTATGGGTACGTCAGTTGGTTCCAAAGCGCTGACAATGAAACAAGCGATTATGATCGCTATTCTTTTCGAGTTTGCAGGGGCTTATTTAGCCGGTGGCGCCGTAACCGCCACTATTCGCAAAGGTATTATTGACCCCGGAATTTTATCCGGCAATCCTGAACTTCTCGTTTTTGGTATGCTCTCGGCACTGCTCGCTGCAGGCTTATGGTTACTCATCGCTACACATTATGGGTGGCCAGTTTCAACCACCCACTCTATCGTCGGTGCCATTGTAGGCTTTGCTGCCGTCGGCATCTCAGTTGATGCTGTCCATTGGGACAAAGTCTCTAAAATCGTCGCTAGCTGGGTCGTCTCGCCCGTCACCGCAGGCATTATTGCTTTCTTCTTGTTTAGGAGTGTGCAAAAGCTGATTTTAGATACGGATAAACCATTCGAAAATTCTAAAAAGTACGTGCCCGTTTATATCTTTTTAGTAGGCTTTATTATCTCAATGGTGACATTCACCAAAGGGCTAAAGCACATCGGCCTTGATATCAGCTTTGCAAACAGCGCGTTCATCTCGATAGGTGTGGCTGCTATTACCATGTTCATTGGTATCATGATGCTAAAGAAAATCAAAGCAGACCCTACAGCAGATAAGGACTATCATTTCGCGAGCGTCGAGAAGGTATTTGGTGTTCTAATGATGTTCACAGCCTGCGCCATGGCCTTTGCTCACGGCTCTAACGATGTAGCTAACGCCGTAGGCCCTTTAGCGGCCGTCGTAGGCGTTATAAGCTCTGGTGGTGAAGTAGCGCAAAAAACAGCAATGCCTGCTTGGATACTGCTCTTAGGTGGCGCTGGTATCGTAGCTGGCCTCATCATGTACGGTCATAAAGTCATTGCTACCGTAGGTAATAATATTACCGAACTTACCCCAAGTCGCGGTTTTGCTGCCACCTTGGCTGCAGCCACAACGGTTGTCGTTGCATCTGGTACGGGGTTGCCAATTTCTACCACGCACACGCTTGTAGGAGCCGTACTCGGCGTCGGTCTTGCTCGCGGCTTAGCGGCACTCAACTTACGCGTTGTCGGCACCATCTTTGTGTCCTGGGTAGTTACCCTACCTGCAGGCGCACTATTAGCGATCATGTTCTTCTTCATGTTTAAGGGTATGTTCACTTAA
- the glnE gene encoding bifunctional [glutamate--ammonia ligase]-adenylyl-L-tyrosine phosphorylase/[glutamate--ammonia-ligase] adenylyltransferase — MTPNLSALPSDLIPLAEKQWDRLSPLLESVKPHWPASRYNELLTVSIGSDFVVDQLARHPEWGASLCNAEQLDQNQSLNGYKTLVQEALKQVTDEPSLLSVLRLLRQQSMVRLIWRDLTRRATMQQTVLELSWMADALIDGALEVLYQQACDRWGTPMHVCETTGEKQQQRMVVLGMGKLGAHELNLSSDIDLIFTFPEKGETEGAKRTLENQEFFIRLGQKLIHALDTMNGEGFVFRVDMRLRPFGSASPLALSFAAMEHYYQDQGREWERYAMIKARVVAGDKEQGAQLMAMLKPFVYRKYLDYGAFESLREMKEMINREVRRKGMELNVKLGPGGIREVEFIAQAFQLIRGGRDSRLQQRELLTILPLLPELSDVTPEAVEELIAAYIFLRNIEHAIQAIADKQTQELPTDDLGKARLAFSMGFDSWQQCSEQLKYHREIVRAHFEEVIAPSSTESADQEQQEEGNWLALWNGHLDEAESLAFISDKYSDDPEAALKLISELRDSRTVQVLQPGGVERLKRVLPVLLEEVSQVENPTQTLNRIMMLIHAILRRSAYLVLLHENPAALQQLVKLCSSSAWFADQLAKKPVLLDELIDPRTLYAPTDKAALANELRQQLLRIPEDDIEQLMEALRYFKSAHLLRVAAADITGVLPLMKVSDYLTWLAEVIISSVLDIAWRLMLEKHGRPMKTAGVPADPDFIVLGYGKLGGIELSYGSDLDLVFIHDCETDLMTDGAKPIANAVFFTRLGQRMIHILNTFTAGGQLYEVDMRLRPSGNSGLLVSSLKAFGEYQNNSAWTWEHQALVRARVIAGASGLSGDFNNLRQTILAKPRDLEVLQKEVADMRQKMRTHLGSSSQDVEDGLFNLKQDEGGIVDIEFLVQYLVLAHADKHPALCTYSDNIRILEVLQAEGLLPEDDAVTLQEAYKRYRAVGHRLALQERSKAMNDVEMTELRAAVTHIWKRFIKVDEPQS; from the coding sequence ATGACGCCTAATTTATCCGCGCTACCCAGTGATCTTATTCCATTAGCTGAGAAGCAGTGGGACCGGTTATCCCCATTGTTGGAATCAGTAAAGCCGCACTGGCCGGCGAGTCGCTACAATGAGTTACTGACCGTTTCGATTGGTAGTGATTTTGTGGTTGACCAATTGGCTCGTCATCCTGAATGGGGCGCTTCATTATGCAATGCCGAACAGTTGGATCAAAATCAGTCATTAAACGGATATAAAACGCTTGTTCAGGAGGCGCTAAAGCAGGTTACAGACGAGCCTTCTTTACTATCTGTTTTGCGTCTTCTTAGGCAGCAATCCATGGTGCGTCTGATTTGGCGCGATTTAACGCGAAGAGCCACCATGCAGCAGACCGTGTTGGAGTTAAGCTGGATGGCTGATGCACTCATTGATGGTGCGCTTGAAGTGCTTTATCAGCAAGCTTGCGATCGTTGGGGTACACCCATGCATGTCTGTGAAACTACCGGAGAAAAACAGCAGCAACGCATGGTCGTGTTGGGCATGGGGAAACTCGGAGCACATGAACTCAATCTATCATCGGATATTGATCTGATTTTTACATTCCCTGAGAAAGGTGAAACAGAGGGAGCTAAGCGTACCTTAGAAAACCAAGAATTTTTCATTCGTCTAGGGCAAAAGTTAATCCATGCTTTAGACACCATGAATGGCGAAGGTTTTGTGTTTCGTGTGGATATGCGCCTCCGACCTTTTGGTTCAGCAAGCCCGCTCGCATTAAGTTTTGCAGCAATGGAACACTACTATCAAGATCAAGGGCGTGAATGGGAACGCTATGCCATGATTAAAGCGCGAGTGGTCGCGGGTGACAAAGAGCAGGGCGCTCAATTGATGGCAATGCTAAAGCCGTTTGTTTACCGCAAGTACCTGGACTATGGCGCTTTCGAGTCATTACGCGAAATGAAAGAGATGATTAATCGCGAAGTGCGACGCAAAGGGATGGAGCTTAATGTTAAATTAGGCCCAGGTGGGATTCGCGAAGTTGAGTTTATAGCCCAAGCATTCCAGTTGATCAGGGGCGGGCGCGATAGTCGTTTGCAGCAACGTGAGTTATTGACAATTTTACCCTTATTGCCCGAATTATCGGATGTGACTCCAGAAGCTGTAGAGGAGCTAATTGCCGCCTATATCTTTTTACGTAATATCGAGCACGCCATCCAAGCCATAGCCGATAAACAGACTCAAGAACTGCCCACTGATGATCTCGGCAAAGCACGCTTGGCATTTAGTATGGGGTTTGATTCATGGCAGCAATGCAGTGAGCAGCTTAAGTATCACCGAGAAATTGTTAGGGCTCATTTTGAGGAAGTGATTGCTCCCTCTTCAACAGAGTCCGCCGATCAGGAGCAACAGGAAGAAGGTAATTGGTTGGCATTGTGGAATGGGCATCTTGATGAGGCTGAGTCGTTAGCGTTTATTAGCGATAAATACAGTGATGACCCAGAAGCCGCGCTGAAACTGATTAGTGAACTACGTGATTCGCGCACTGTACAAGTGTTGCAGCCAGGTGGCGTTGAAAGGCTTAAACGTGTTTTACCTGTGCTACTAGAAGAAGTTAGTCAGGTCGAGAATCCGACACAAACTTTAAATCGGATAATGATGCTCATTCATGCAATCCTCAGGCGTTCTGCTTATCTGGTGCTATTGCATGAAAACCCAGCGGCTTTACAGCAACTGGTGAAACTGTGCTCTAGCAGTGCGTGGTTTGCTGACCAGTTAGCGAAAAAGCCAGTTTTGCTAGATGAACTCATTGATCCACGTACTCTTTATGCGCCAACTGATAAAGCCGCGTTAGCCAACGAGTTGCGTCAGCAGCTATTACGCATACCTGAGGATGATATCGAGCAATTAATGGAAGCGTTACGCTATTTCAAAAGTGCACATCTTTTACGCGTAGCGGCGGCCGACATTACCGGCGTTTTGCCGCTGATGAAAGTCAGTGATTATCTGACTTGGCTTGCAGAAGTTATTATAAGTAGTGTGTTAGATATAGCGTGGCGGTTAATGCTAGAAAAACATGGCCGTCCGATGAAAACGGCTGGCGTACCTGCGGACCCTGACTTTATTGTGCTGGGCTACGGCAAACTGGGTGGTATCGAGTTATCTTATGGCTCAGATTTGGATTTGGTGTTCATTCATGATTGTGAAACCGATCTTATGACGGATGGTGCGAAGCCGATTGCTAATGCTGTTTTCTTCACGCGCTTAGGTCAGCGAATGATACATATCCTCAATACGTTTACGGCCGGAGGGCAGTTATACGAGGTGGATATGCGGCTGCGACCTTCGGGAAATTCAGGCTTGCTGGTTAGTTCTTTAAAAGCTTTTGGAGAGTATCAGAATAACAGCGCTTGGACGTGGGAACACCAAGCGCTAGTTCGTGCTCGTGTTATTGCCGGCGCTTCTGGGTTGAGTGGCGATTTTAACAACTTGCGCCAAACAATTTTAGCGAAGCCGCGTGATCTCGAGGTATTGCAAAAAGAAGTGGCCGATATGCGCCAAAAAATGCGTACGCATTTGGGCTCCTCTTCCCAAGATGTTGAAGACGGCTTGTTTAATCTAAAGCAAGATGAGGGGGGAATCGTTGATATTGAGTTTTTGGTTCAGTATCTCGTGTTAGCACACGCAGATAAACACCCTGCTTTGTGCACGTATTCCGATAATATTCGGATTTTAGAAGTTTTACAGGCAGAAGGTTTGCTACCAGAAGACGACGCGGTTACTTTGCAGGAAGCCTATAAACGTTATCGTGCTGTAGGGCATCGATTGGCCTTGCAAGAGCGCTCTAAGGCAATGAATGATGTTGAAATGACCGAGTTGAGAGCCGCTGTGACTCACATATGGAAACGTTTTATAAAAGTGGATGAGCCACAAAGTTGA